The following coding sequences lie in one Kamptonema formosum PCC 6407 genomic window:
- the pds gene encoding 15-cis-phytoene desaturase, translating to MRVAIAGAGLAGLSCAKYLTDSGHTPILLERRDVLGGKVAAWKDADGDWYETGLHIFFGAYPNMLQLFKELNIEDRLQWKDHTMIFNQPETPGTYSRFDFPDIPAPFNGVVAILGNNDMLTWPEKIRFGIGLIPAMLKGQNYVEEMDKYSFSEWLKLQNVPPRVEKEVFIAMSKALNFIDPDEISSTVILTALNRFLQEKNGSKMAFLDGSPTERLCQPMVDYICDRGGEIRLNAPIKEFLLNSDGTVSGFLIRGLDGAPDEILTADAYVSAMPVDPLKVMLPEPWRQMEYFKKLDGLEGVPVINVHLWFDRKLTDIDHLLFSRSPLLSVYADMSNTCREYANPNRSMLELVLAPAKDWINKSDAEIVGATMAELEKLFPDQIPQPAKLLKSHVVKTPRSVYKATPGRQECRPNQTTPISNFYLTGDYTMQRYLASMEGAVLSGKLTAQAIDSDRRIEVGGQPKPVLSETLAS from the coding sequence ATGCGAGTTGCGATCGCGGGAGCAGGTTTAGCAGGACTTTCCTGCGCCAAATATCTCACAGACTCAGGGCACACCCCCATCCTCCTAGAACGGCGGGACGTGCTCGGCGGCAAAGTAGCGGCCTGGAAAGATGCCGACGGCGACTGGTACGAAACCGGCCTCCACATCTTTTTTGGTGCCTATCCCAATATGTTGCAGCTATTCAAAGAGCTCAACATCGAAGATAGACTCCAATGGAAAGATCACACCATGATCTTTAACCAACCAGAAACCCCCGGAACCTACTCGCGTTTCGACTTTCCCGACATCCCCGCACCCTTCAACGGCGTAGTAGCCATCCTGGGCAACAACGATATGCTCACCTGGCCCGAAAAAATCCGTTTTGGCATAGGCTTAATTCCTGCCATGCTCAAGGGTCAGAACTACGTCGAGGAAATGGACAAATACTCCTTCTCTGAGTGGCTAAAACTGCAAAACGTCCCTCCCAGAGTCGAAAAAGAAGTTTTTATTGCCATGTCCAAAGCTTTAAACTTCATTGACCCCGACGAAATCTCTTCAACAGTAATTCTCACAGCCCTCAATCGCTTTCTGCAAGAAAAAAATGGCTCAAAAATGGCCTTCTTAGACGGTTCTCCCACCGAGAGATTGTGCCAGCCAATGGTAGATTACATCTGCGATCGCGGCGGCGAAATTCGGCTCAACGCCCCCATCAAAGAATTTTTACTCAACAGTGACGGAACCGTTAGCGGCTTCCTAATTCGCGGCTTAGACGGAGCCCCCGACGAAATCCTCACCGCCGATGCCTACGTTTCCGCCATGCCAGTCGATCCTCTGAAAGTCATGCTCCCAGAACCTTGGCGGCAAATGGAATACTTCAAAAAGCTCGATGGCTTAGAAGGAGTACCCGTAATCAATGTACATTTATGGTTTGACCGTAAACTTACCGACATCGATCACTTGCTATTTTCGCGATCGCCCCTACTCAGCGTCTATGCCGACATGAGCAACACCTGCCGCGAGTACGCCAACCCCAACCGCTCAATGCTGGAGTTAGTCTTAGCACCAGCCAAAGATTGGATTAACAAATCCGATGCCGAAATTGTCGGCGCGACAATGGCCGAACTCGAAAAACTCTTCCCCGACCAAATCCCCCAACCCGCAAAACTGTTAAAATCCCACGTAGTCAAAACTCCCCGCTCAGTTTACAAAGCAACCCCCGGCCGCCAAGAGTGCCGTCCCAACCAAACCACACCCATAAGTAATTTCTATCTAACGGGGGATTATACGATGCAACGTTATCTTGCGAGTATGGAAGGGGCCGTACTTTCTGGTAAGCTGACAGCGCAGGCAATAGATAGCGATCGGCGCATCGAGGTAGGCGGTCAGCCCAAACCAGTGCTGAGTGAAACTCTTGCAAGCTGA
- the crtB gene encoding 15-cis-phytoene synthase CrtB, with protein sequence MLQLSKSQCMRTLASVEDSYELCRQITEKYSKTFYLGTQLMPEAKRRAIWAIYVWCRRTDELVDGPGASETTPETLDHWEAHLESLFAGHCLDDLDVAFVDTISRFPQDIQPFRDMIAGQRMDLYRSRYATFEELELYCYRVAGTVGLMSTAVMGVEKTKSAASWNWHWDARSPSEEAIALGIANQLTNILRDVGEDARRGRIYIPLEELALFNYTEEDLFNGVVDERWRELMRFQIGRARKFYASAERGIKVLSPDIRWPVWAAMMLYSQILDAIERNNYDVFQKRAFVSKPRKMLCLPLAFLRSKAL encoded by the coding sequence ATGCTGCAACTGTCAAAATCCCAGTGCATGAGAACTCTGGCCTCTGTGGAGGACTCCTACGAACTCTGTCGTCAGATCACGGAGAAATACTCCAAAACCTTTTATTTAGGCACTCAGCTAATGCCCGAAGCCAAGCGTCGGGCAATTTGGGCTATTTATGTCTGGTGTCGCCGCACCGATGAACTCGTGGACGGGCCGGGAGCTAGCGAAACTACGCCGGAAACCCTCGACCACTGGGAAGCACATCTAGAATCTCTATTTGCCGGTCACTGTCTAGACGACTTAGACGTTGCCTTCGTAGATACCATTTCCCGCTTCCCGCAGGATATCCAGCCATTTCGGGATATGATTGCAGGTCAGCGCATGGATCTGTACCGTTCCCGTTACGCAACCTTTGAGGAACTAGAACTTTACTGTTACCGCGTCGCGGGGACGGTAGGTTTGATGTCCACTGCGGTGATGGGAGTAGAGAAAACCAAATCGGCGGCTAGCTGGAATTGGCACTGGGATGCGAGAAGTCCCTCTGAAGAAGCGATCGCCCTGGGAATTGCCAACCAACTCACCAACATCCTCCGGGATGTGGGAGAAGATGCTCGTCGCGGTCGGATTTACATCCCCTTAGAAGAGTTAGCCCTGTTTAACTATACTGAGGAGGATTTATTTAACGGTGTCGTTGACGAACGCTGGCGGGAATTAATGCGTTTTCAAATCGGCCGCGCTCGCAAGTTTTATGCTAGTGCAGAACGGGGAATCAAGGTTCTTAGTCCAGATATCCGCTGGCCTGTGTGGGCGGCAATGATGCTATACAGCCAAATTCTGGACGCGATCGAGCGCAATAATTACGATGTTTTTCAGAAACGAGCTTTCGTTTCTAAACCCCGGAAAATGCTTTGTTTGCCCCTAGCTTTTCTAAGGTCAAAGGCGCTTTAG
- a CDS encoding HhH-GPD family protein, with protein sequence MTSKLSNSEKTEHLEAANIAWFRHQLQTWALDNLRDFPWRRTTDPYSIFVAEFLLQKTGALTASPVYETFISCYPTLEILAVAPVKDVACLLQPLGLHFRAQRLCESVQIIVERYSGKIPESEAELLKLPGVGLYTARSICANAFGQPKAVLDTNVARIFERFFGLLGNRVKSRCQLLWKAAEQVAPDTEVGKWNLTLLDFGAAVCTAKKPRCGDCPLRDRCQAVVDLNYDPSISLVFDFSSQFNN encoded by the coding sequence ATGACAAGCAAACTTTCTAATTCAGAGAAAACGGAACATCTCGAAGCAGCAAATATTGCTTGGTTCCGCCATCAGTTACAAACTTGGGCTTTGGATAACTTGCGGGATTTCCCTTGGCGGCGCACCACCGACCCGTATTCCATCTTTGTTGCTGAATTCTTACTGCAAAAAACCGGAGCCTTAACAGCCAGTCCCGTTTACGAAACTTTTATCTCTTGCTATCCTACCTTGGAGATTCTAGCCGTAGCGCCAGTTAAAGATGTTGCTTGCCTGTTGCAACCTTTGGGTTTGCACTTTCGAGCTCAAAGGCTTTGCGAATCGGTGCAGATAATCGTCGAACGGTACTCTGGTAAAATCCCGGAATCAGAAGCCGAATTACTCAAACTCCCCGGAGTTGGCTTGTACACGGCGCGTTCCATCTGTGCCAATGCTTTTGGACAGCCAAAAGCCGTCCTCGATACCAACGTCGCTCGCATTTTCGAGCGCTTTTTCGGTTTGCTTGGCAACCGAGTTAAATCGCGCTGTCAACTGCTCTGGAAGGCAGCAGAACAAGTCGCCCCCGATACAGAGGTGGGAAAGTGGAACTTGACGCTATTGGATTTCGGAGCGGCTGTTTGCACGGCTAAAAAGCCACGTTGTGGAGATTGTCCGCTGCGCGATCGCTGCCAAGCTGTTGTAGATTTAAACTACGATCCAAGCATTAGCCTTGTTTTTGATTTTTCGTCTCAATTTAATAATTAA
- a CDS encoding L,D-transpeptidase: MTNSGSLSKKLMAMGLSTALLTIGIQQATAAPVTNSNHSIPKKAAPKKISLPQSSRTIGKLELPPLGDKNTFLPPFQTPPVNPLQEVRLVLRLRERRVYVYRKNELQTSFPVAVGKDGWETPTGNFKVMQMIREPSWEHPWTGEVVPPGPDNPLGSRWIGFWTDGKNVIGFHGTPNPESIGRPASHGCVRMYDKDAQALFEKVEVGTPVIVEP, from the coding sequence ATGACGAATAGTGGATCTTTATCTAAGAAGCTAATGGCGATGGGCTTGAGTACAGCCCTGTTAACGATCGGCATACAACAAGCGACGGCTGCTCCAGTAACTAATTCAAATCATTCTATCCCCAAAAAAGCTGCTCCTAAAAAGATATCACTTCCCCAGAGTTCGCGGACGATCGGGAAACTAGAATTGCCACCTCTAGGAGATAAAAACACTTTTCTGCCTCCCTTTCAAACTCCCCCAGTTAATCCTTTACAGGAAGTTCGTTTAGTGCTAAGATTGAGAGAACGCCGCGTTTATGTTTACCGCAAAAATGAGTTGCAAACAAGTTTCCCTGTGGCTGTGGGAAAAGATGGTTGGGAAACTCCTACAGGCAATTTTAAAGTTATGCAAATGATTAGAGAACCAAGTTGGGAACATCCTTGGACAGGAGAGGTTGTTCCTCCAGGCCCAGATAATCCATTAGGAAGTAGGTGGATTGGCTTTTGGACTGATGGTAAAAATGTGATTGGTTTTCACGGAACACCTAATCCAGAATCTATCGGCAGACCTGCTTCTCATGGTTGCGTCAGAATGTACGATAAAGATGCTCAAGCTTTATTTGAAAAGGTAGAAGTAGGAACGCCCGTAATAGTAGAACCTTAG
- a CDS encoding SLOG cluster 4 domain-containing protein, whose translation MKKIGVFGSAIDTEDSVNQKARKVGEQIARTGNCIITGACTGIPLQAVLGAKSLGGYSMGFSATYSPDNHLAVMETPLELYDEIVWIPPDYKHKDNAAVCRKYRNVSSVAESDAAIFISGRWGTLNELSNAYDMGKLIGILSDTGGMTEYILILMEALKKKTSSQVIFDNDPENLVNQICQKMTE comes from the coding sequence ATGAAAAAAATTGGTGTTTTTGGTTCGGCTATAGATACCGAAGATTCTGTCAATCAAAAAGCCAGAAAAGTTGGAGAGCAAATTGCTAGAACCGGCAATTGTATTATCACAGGAGCCTGTACTGGAATTCCCCTACAGGCTGTACTGGGAGCTAAGAGTTTAGGCGGTTATTCTATGGGATTCTCCGCCACATATAGTCCAGACAATCATCTCGCAGTGATGGAAACGCCTTTAGAATTATACGATGAGATAGTTTGGATACCCCCAGATTATAAGCACAAAGATAATGCAGCCGTTTGTCGCAAATATAGAAATGTTTCATCTGTCGCAGAATCTGATGCAGCTATCTTTATTAGTGGACGTTGGGGAACTCTCAATGAGTTATCAAATGCCTATGACATGGGTAAACTAATTGGAATTTTAAGTGATACTGGAGGCATGACAGAATATATTTTAATATTAATGGAAGCCTTGAAGAAGAAAACAAGTAGTCAAGTGATATTTGATAACGATCCTGAGAATTTGGTCAATCAGATTTGTCAAAAAATGACAGAATGA
- a CDS encoding EamA family transporter: protein MKQIDSETVGLAYGFLGVLIFSLTLPATRLAVAEIDSTVVGLGRAIVASSLLAIILLKITRQPLLSRKHLSILCVVAAGVIVGFPLLSAWAMRWLPASHGAIVLGILPLATA from the coding sequence TTGAAACAAATTGATTCAGAAACAGTAGGGCTAGCCTACGGATTTCTTGGTGTCCTAATATTTAGTCTGACACTGCCGGCAACTCGTCTGGCAGTGGCTGAAATCGATTCAACTGTTGTCGGGTTAGGGCGTGCGATAGTAGCTTCTTCATTGTTGGCAATTATTTTACTCAAAATCACTCGGCAACCTTTACTATCCCGCAAACATCTATCCATTTTATGCGTGGTAGCGGCTGGTGTGATTGTCGGATTTCCCCTACTTTCAGCTTGGGCAATGCGTTGGTTGCCAGCTTCTCATGGCGCGATCGTGCTAGGGATTTTGCCCTTAGCTACCGCTTAG
- a CDS encoding Glu/Leu/Phe/Val family dehydrogenase: MVTTSLRPKESPSPAYICPMDRSCTYLQLAGNLLQIDPGLLIILEQPRKVVTVSIPVKLDSGEVQVLAGHRVQHSNVLGPYKGGTRYHPSVTLQEVSALAMLMTWKCALLGIPYGGAKGGIAIDPSHYSVGELERITRRYTTELIKDIGPAVDIPAPDMGTSSREMAWMMDTYSMNVGHAVPGVVTGKPLSIGGSKGREMATGRGVMITVREALLEQGQTLAGARVAIQGFGNVGSSAALLMHEEGAKILAVSDVNGGLFAPEGLDIPAVKLYAQQNNRSIVGFPGGVAVSNAELLTLPCDVLIPAALEDQITEENCDRIQAKFVAEAANAPVTLIADQMLEARGIKVLPDILTNAGGVVVSYLEWVQGQSYVFWDEERVNREMEGLMVQAYHRVSELAKAREVSLRLAAYMLGVGRVAQALSDRGLYP, translated from the coding sequence ATGGTTACAACATCGCTACGACCAAAAGAATCTCCCTCGCCCGCTTACATCTGTCCTATGGATCGGAGTTGCACTTACCTGCAACTGGCGGGTAACTTATTGCAAATAGATCCAGGCTTGCTGATAATTCTCGAACAGCCTCGGAAAGTAGTTACTGTCTCCATTCCCGTGAAACTAGACAGCGGTGAAGTGCAAGTTTTGGCGGGCCACCGCGTACAGCACTCCAATGTCCTTGGCCCTTACAAAGGTGGGACTCGCTACCATCCCTCTGTTACTCTGCAAGAAGTATCTGCTCTAGCGATGTTGATGACCTGGAAATGTGCTTTATTGGGCATTCCCTACGGTGGTGCTAAGGGCGGAATTGCGATCGATCCTTCTCACTACAGTGTTGGTGAGTTAGAGCGCATTACCCGCCGTTACACTACTGAATTGATTAAAGATATTGGCCCCGCCGTTGATATTCCCGCCCCTGATATGGGCACTAGCTCTCGCGAAATGGCTTGGATGATGGACACTTATTCTATGAATGTGGGTCATGCAGTGCCGGGGGTGGTAACGGGCAAACCCTTGTCTATTGGCGGTTCTAAGGGTCGCGAAATGGCAACGGGACGCGGTGTGATGATTACTGTCCGCGAGGCGCTGCTGGAACAGGGTCAGACTTTGGCGGGAGCGCGAGTCGCGATTCAAGGGTTCGGGAATGTGGGTAGCTCGGCTGCTTTACTCATGCACGAAGAGGGGGCTAAGATTTTAGCAGTCTCGGATGTGAACGGCGGACTATTTGCTCCTGAAGGTTTAGATATCCCTGCTGTGAAACTGTATGCTCAACAAAATAACCGCAGTATTGTGGGTTTTCCTGGTGGGGTGGCGGTAAGTAATGCTGAATTGTTGACTCTGCCTTGCGATGTGCTGATTCCCGCAGCTTTGGAAGACCAAATTACTGAGGAAAACTGCGATCGCATCCAAGCCAAATTCGTAGCAGAAGCGGCGAATGCTCCTGTTACTTTGATCGCCGATCAGATGTTAGAAGCGCGTGGGATCAAGGTTTTGCCAGATATTTTAACGAATGCTGGCGGAGTCGTAGTCAGTTACTTGGAATGGGTGCAAGGTCAATCCTATGTATTTTGGGACGAGGAACGGGTAAACCGTGAAATGGAAGGGTTGATGGTGCAAGCTTATCACCGAGTCAGCGAACTGGCTAAGGCGCGGGAGGTGTCTTTGCGGTTAGCGGCTTATATGCTAGGCGTTGGCCGCGTGGCTCAAGCGCTGAGCGATCGCGGTCTTTATCCTTGA
- a CDS encoding DUF416 family protein, translating into MNLDFYNLDVLEKELEKLPPLHRIAFAASICERMLPNYYAFAREEGQGNPSILRTSLDEVWHILQGKAVEVEIIELLITNCQEAIVPGDYVLESRYTAESHLAVVAISSTLKACLDSDNIKAIIKVVKVVKDTIFEFLDIEKEITEQDWLQKSWKVQVEEISKHPFSLREIAKEKEDIQRLKEVETLNREFLESLRTSCNNSGRSLIDLS; encoded by the coding sequence ATGAATCTAGATTTTTACAACTTAGACGTACTAGAAAAAGAACTTGAAAAATTACCGCCTTTACACAGGATTGCTTTCGCAGCTTCGATTTGCGAGAGAATGCTTCCAAATTATTATGCCTTTGCAAGAGAGGAAGGTCAGGGAAATCCTTCCATTCTCAGAACCTCTCTAGATGAAGTCTGGCATATTTTACAGGGTAAAGCGGTTGAGGTCGAGATAATCGAGTTACTAATAACAAATTGTCAAGAAGCGATCGTTCCTGGTGATTATGTTCTTGAATCACGGTATACCGCCGAATCCCATTTAGCGGTAGTGGCGATTTCAAGCACGTTAAAAGCTTGTCTTGATTCGGACAATATAAAAGCAATTATTAAAGTAGTAAAAGTTGTAAAAGACACAATTTTTGAATTTCTTGATATTGAAAAAGAAATTACCGAACAAGATTGGTTACAAAAATCGTGGAAAGTGCAAGTTGAAGAGATATCAAAACATCCATTTTCGCTCCGAGAAATAGCTAAAGAGAAAGAAGACATTCAGCGCTTGAAAGAAGTCGAAACTTTAAACCGAGAATTTCTAGAATCGCTCCGCACCTCTTGCAACAACAGCGGCCGAAGTTTAATCGATTTATCTTGA
- the psbA gene encoding photosystem II q(b) protein produces MTTTLQQRESANVWERFCEWVTSTDNRIYIGWFGVLMIPTLLTATICYIIAFIAAPPVDIDGIREPVAGSLMYGNNIITGAVVPSSNAIGLHFYPIWEAASLDEWLYNGGPYQLVIFHFLLGVFCYMGREWELSYRLGMRPWICVAYSAPVAAATAVFLIYPIGQGSFSDGMPLGISGTFNFMIVFQAEHNILMHPFHMLGVAGVFGGSLFSAMHGSLVTSSLLRETTEAESQNYGYKFGQEEETYNIVAAHGYFGRLIFQYASFNNSRSLHFFLGAWPVVGIWFTALGISTMAFNLNGFNFNQSIIDSQGRVVNTWADVINRANLGMEVMHERNAHNFPLDLAAGESTPVALVAPAING; encoded by the coding sequence ATGACAACTACCTTACAACAGCGCGAAAGCGCTAACGTCTGGGAGCGCTTCTGCGAGTGGGTAACATCCACCGACAACCGGATTTACATCGGTTGGTTCGGCGTTCTAATGATCCCCACCCTCTTAACCGCCACCATCTGCTACATCATCGCCTTCATCGCCGCTCCTCCCGTTGACATCGACGGTATTCGCGAGCCCGTTGCAGGTTCCTTAATGTACGGAAACAACATCATCACCGGTGCTGTTGTTCCTTCTTCTAATGCGATTGGTCTGCACTTCTACCCAATTTGGGAAGCAGCTTCTCTCGATGAGTGGCTCTATAATGGCGGCCCCTACCAGTTAGTGATTTTCCACTTCCTGCTTGGCGTGTTCTGCTACATGGGTCGCGAATGGGAATTATCTTACCGCTTAGGTATGCGTCCTTGGATCTGCGTAGCTTACTCTGCACCAGTGGCAGCAGCAACAGCAGTATTCTTGATCTACCCTATCGGTCAAGGTTCTTTCTCCGATGGTATGCCTTTGGGTATCAGCGGAACTTTCAACTTCATGATCGTGTTCCAAGCTGAGCACAATATCTTGATGCACCCCTTCCATATGTTAGGTGTGGCTGGTGTGTTTGGTGGTTCTCTGTTCTCTGCAATGCACGGTTCGTTGGTGACTTCTTCTTTGTTGCGTGAAACCACTGAGGCTGAATCTCAAAACTACGGTTACAAGTTCGGTCAAGAAGAAGAAACTTACAATATCGTTGCAGCTCACGGCTACTTCGGTCGTTTGATTTTCCAATACGCTTCATTTAACAATAGCCGTTCTTTGCACTTCTTCTTGGGTGCATGGCCAGTTGTGGGTATCTGGTTTACCGCTTTGGGTATTTCCACGATGGCTTTCAACTTGAATGGTTTTAACTTCAACCAATCGATTATCGACTCACAAGGTCGTGTTGTCAATACTTGGGCTGATGTGATCAACCGCGCTAATTTGGGTATGGAAGTAATGCACGAGCGTAATGCTCACAACTTCCCTCTGGATTTAGCTGCTGGTGAGTCTACTCCAGTTGCTTTGGTTGCTCCTGCTATCAATGGCTAA
- a CDS encoding DMT family transporter produces MQLLLLLWAMPRGGHLSRQLGGWQVIYWALVLSAPFLVVPVAIAILQHGLHASWSAWLGFSYVSVFSMFLGFFAWYHGLAIGGVARVSQMQLLQPFLTIFASALFLQEQITMFTIAIALLVLIMVALGKKATIRSSIKSI; encoded by the coding sequence GTGCAGTTGTTGCTGCTGCTGTGGGCTATGCCGAGAGGGGGACACTTATCCCGCCAGTTGGGGGGATGGCAGGTAATCTACTGGGCATTAGTTCTGTCTGCTCCATTTTTGGTCGTGCCTGTGGCGATCGCGATCCTCCAACACGGCCTTCACGCCTCATGGTCAGCATGGTTAGGCTTTAGCTATGTCAGTGTATTTAGTATGTTTCTGGGCTTTTTTGCTTGGTATCATGGACTAGCGATCGGCGGCGTAGCACGAGTTAGTCAAATGCAGCTTTTACAGCCGTTCTTGACTATTTTTGCTTCAGCATTATTTCTACAAGAACAGATTACAATGTTTACTATCGCTATAGCTTTGCTCGTTTTGATAATGGTTGCATTGGGCAAAAAAGCTACAATTAGATCTTCTATAAAATCAATTTAG